A single window of Aquarana catesbeiana isolate 2022-GZ linkage group LG10, ASM4218655v1, whole genome shotgun sequence DNA harbors:
- the ETS1 gene encoding protein C-ets-1, with protein MKAALEMKPGLTIIKTEKVEYEPISCADMECGDVPLLTPSSKEMMSQALRATFSGFTKEQQRLGIPFDPQEWTDAHVREWVSWAVNEFTLKGVELQKFCISGAGLCALGKDRFLDLAPDFVGDILWEHLDIMQKDSKLYQTSEMTPAYPEPRYTTDYFISYGSEHAQCVPPSEFSEPSFITESYQTLHPISSEELLSLKYETDYPSPILRDPLQPDSLQGDYFTIKQEVVSPDNMCVGRISRGKLGGQESFESIESHDSCDRLTQSWSSQSSYNSLQRVPSYDSFDSEDYPPALPNHKPKGTFKDYVRDRAELNKDKPVIPAAALAGYTGSGPIQLWQFLLELLTDKSCQSFISWTGDGWEFKLSDPDEVARRWGKRKNKPKMNYEKLSRGLRYYYDKNIIHKTAGKRYVYRFVCDLQSLLGYVPEELHAMLDVKPDNDE; from the exons ATATGGAGTGCGGTGATGTGCCTCTGCTGACCCCCAGCAGCAAGGAGATGATGTCACAGGCTCTCCGCGCCACCTTCAGCGGCTTCACCAAGGAACAGCAACGCCTAGGCATCCCCTTCG ATCCGCAGGAGTGGACGGATGCTCACGTCAGGGAATGGGTGTCTTGGGCAGTGAATGAGTTCACGCTAAAGGGAGTGGAGCTGCAGAAgttctgcatcagcggagcggggCTGTGTGCTCTGGGGAAGGACCGCTTCTTGGACCTGGCACCGGACTTTGTCGGAGACATCCTGTGGGAGCACTTGGACATCATGCAAAAAG ACTCCAAATTGTACCAGACAAGTGAGATGACCCCTGCCTATCCCGAGCCCAGATACACCACCGACTACTTTATCA GTTACGGAAGCGAACATGCACAGTGCGTTCCCCCCTCGGAGTTCTCAGAGCCAAGCTTTATCACAGAATCCTACCAGACCCTCCACCCCATCAGCTCGGAGGAACTCTTGTCTTTGAAATATGAGACGGACTACCCCTCCCCCATCTTGAGAGACCCCCTACAGCCTGACTCTCTCCAGGGAGACTACTTCACTATCAAGCAGGAGGTGGTGTCACCGGACAACATGTGTGTGGGCAGGATCAGTCGAG GCAAGCTTGGCGGACAGGAGTCATTTGAGAGTATCGAGAGTCACGACAGCTGTGACCGCCTCACTCAGTCATGGAGCAGCCAGTCTTCGTATAATAGCCTGCAGCGTGTCCCATCGTATGACAGCTTTGACTCGGAGGATTACCCACCTGCACTGCCCAACCACAAACCAAAAGGAACCTTCAAGGACTATGTGAGGGACCGGGCCGAGCTGAATAAAGACAAGCCAGTCATCCCTGCCGCTGCCCTTGCAGGATACACAG GCAGTGGACCAATCCAGCTTTGGCAATTCCTCTTGGAGCTCCTTACAGACAAGTCATGCCAGTCTTTCATCAGCTGGACGGGGGATGGCTGGGAGTTTAAACTGTCTGACCCAGATGAG GTTGCCCGGCGTTGGGGGAAAAGGAAGAACAAGCCTAAGATGAACTATGAAAAGCTGAGCCGCGGCCTTCGATACTACTATGACAAGAACATCATTCACAAGACGGCCGGCAAGCGCTATGTCTACCGCTTTGTATGTGACTTGCAAAGCCTTCTGGGATATGTACCAGAGGAGCTCCATGCCATGTTGGATGTTAAACCGGACAACGACGAATAG